The following are encoded together in the Sphaerodactylus townsendi isolate TG3544 linkage group LG12, MPM_Stown_v2.3, whole genome shotgun sequence genome:
- the PHPT1 gene encoding 14 kDa phosphohistidine phosphatase isoform X2, with translation MVGLDTVRKTCRCSPGKNGHLVLAADIYDKVEEELEKQGFHCECLGGGRISHQSGAKKIHVYGYSVGFGRANHSVATEKLKAKYLDYEVTWADEGY, from the exons ATGGTTGGACTGGACACTGTGAGGAAGACCTGTAGAtgctcacctggaaaaaatgggcaCTTGGTCTTGGCTG CTGATATTTATGACAAAGTGGAAGAGGAATTGGAGAAGCAGGGCTTCCATTGTGAATGCTTGGGCGGTGGCAGGATATCCCACCAGAGTGGTGCCAAGAAGATCCATGTTTATGGCTACTCAGTG GGCTTTGGCAGAGCCAACCACTCCGTGGCCACAGAGAAGCTGAAAGCCAAATACCTGGACTATGAGGTCACATGGGCAGATGAAGGCTACTGA
- the PHPT1 gene encoding 14 kDa phosphohistidine phosphatase isoform X1, with protein MAEDSLSRVSDVDIDSNGVFKYVLIRVTPKGAGLGKEIVRGHAWAEYHADIYDKVEEELEKQGFHCECLGGGRISHQSGAKKIHVYGYSVGFGRANHSVATEKLKAKYLDYEVTWADEGY; from the exons ATGGCCGAGGATTCCCTCAGCCGCGTTTCCGATGTGGACATCGATTCGAACGGCGTCTTCAAGTACGTGCTGATTCGTGTCACGCCGAAAGGGGCGGGACTAGGCAAGGAGATCGTGCGCGGCCACGCCTGGGCTGAGTATCACG CTGATATTTATGACAAAGTGGAAGAGGAATTGGAGAAGCAGGGCTTCCATTGTGAATGCTTGGGCGGTGGCAGGATATCCCACCAGAGTGGTGCCAAGAAGATCCATGTTTATGGCTACTCAGTG GGCTTTGGCAGAGCCAACCACTCCGTGGCCACAGAGAAGCTGAAAGCCAAATACCTGGACTATGAGGTCACATGGGCAGATGAAGGCTACTGA